A part of Aquila chrysaetos chrysaetos chromosome 14, bAquChr1.4, whole genome shotgun sequence genomic DNA contains:
- the PCDH9 gene encoding protocadherin-9 isoform X4, whose product MDLRDFYLLAALIACLRLDSAVAQELIYTIREELPENVPIGNIPKDLNISHINAATGTSASLVYRLVSKAGDAPLVKVSSNTGEIFTTSNRIDREKLCAGASYAEENECFFELEVVILPNDFFRLIKIKIIVKDTNDNAPMFPSPVINISIPENTLINSRFPIPSATDPDTGFNGVQHYELLNGQSVFGLDIVETPEGEKWPQLIVQQNLDREQKDTYVMKIKVEDGGTPQKSSTAILQVTVSDVNDNRPVFKESQVEVHIPENAPVGTSVIQLHATDADIGSNAEIRYIFGAQVAPATKRFFALNNTTGLITVQRSLDREETAIHKVTVLASDGSSTPARATVTINVTDVNDNPPNIDLRYIISPINGTVYLSEKDPINTKIALITVSDKDTDVNGKVICFIEREVPFHLKAVYDNQYLLETSSLLDYEGTKEFSFKIVASDSGKPSLNQTALVRVKLEDENDNPPIFSQPVIELSVSENNRRGLYLTTISATDEDSGKNADIVYQLGPNASFFDLDRKTGVLTASRVFDREEQERFIFTVTARDNGTPPLQSQAAVIVTVLDENDNSPKFTHNHFQFFVSENLPKYSTVGVITVTDADAGENKAVTLSILNDNENFVLDPYSGVIKSNVSFDREQQSSYTFDVKAVDGGQPPRSSTAKVTINVMDVNDNSPVVIYPPSNTSFKLVPLSAIPGSVVAEVFAVDIDTGMNAELKYTIVSGNNKGLFRIDPVTGNITLEEKPTLNDVGLHRLVVNISDLGYPKSLHTLVLVFLYVNDTAGNASYIYDLIRRTMETPLDRNIGDSSQPYQNEDYLTIMIAIVAGAMVVIVVIFVTVLVRCRHASRFKAAQRSKQGAEWMSPNQENKQNKKKKRKKRKSPKSSLLNFVTIEESKPDDAVHEPINGTISLPAELEEQSIGRFDWGTAPPTTFKPNSPDLAKHYKSASPQSAFHLKPDTPVSVKKHHVIQELPLDNTFVGGCDTLSKRSSTSSDHFSASECSSQGGFKTKGPLHTRQMGLLGHVD is encoded by the coding sequence aTGGACCTGAGGGATTTTTACCTGTTGGCCGCTTTGATTGCCTGTTTAAGGCTGGATTCTGCTGTAGCTCAAGAACTTATTTACACTATTAGAGAGGAGCTGCCTGAAAACGTACCCATAGGGAACATACCAAAGGACCTGAACATTTCTCACATCAACGCTGCCACGGGGACCAGTGCCAGCCTTGTCTACAGACTGGTGTCTAAAGCAGGGGATGCCCCTCTGGTCAAAGTGTCCAGTAACACCGGGGAAATCTTTACGACATCTAACAGAATAGACAGAGAAAAACTCTGTGCTGGAGCTTCCTATGCAGAAGAAAACGAGTGTTTCTTTGAACTCGAAGTGGTGATTCTCCCCAATGACTTTTTTAGGctgatcaaaataaaaatcattgtaAAGGATACTAATGACAATGCACCCATGTTTCCATCCCCTGTCATCAATATCTCCATCCCAGAAAACACTCTGATCAACAGTCGCTTTCCAATCCCATCAGCAACAGATCCCGACACAGGTTTCAACGGTGTGCAGCACTACGAGTTGTTAAACGGGCAGAGTGTCTTTGGACTGGATATTGTAGAAACTCCCGAAGGAGAGAAATGGCCTCAGCTGATCGTGCAGCAGAACTTGGATAGAGAGCAAAAGGACACCTACGTGATGAAAATCAAGGTGGAGGATGGAGGTACCCCCCAGAAATCCAGCACAGCCATCCTGCAAGTCACAGTAAGTGATGTCAATGATAACAGGCCAGTGTTTAAAGAGAGTCAAGTAGAGGTTCATATACCAGAGAATGCCCCTGTAGGCACTTCTGTAATTCAGCTTCATGCTACAGATGCAGATATAGGAAGCAATGCAGAAATCAGATACATTTTTGGTGCCCAAGTCGCCCCTGCAACCAaaagattttttgctttaaacaaCACCACAGGGCTGATTACAGTTCAGAGGTCCTTAGATCGAGAAGAGACTGCTATTCACAAAGTGACGGTGCTGGCTAGTGATGGTAGCTCTACACCGGCCCGGGCAACTGTTACCATCAATGTCACTGATGTAAACGATAACCCTCCTAACATAGACCTCAGGTACATAATAAGTCCCATCAATGGCACAGTGTACTTATCTGAGAAAGATCCCATCAATACAAAGATTGCCCTAATTACGGTTTCAGATAAGGACACTGATGTGAACGGCAAAGTGATCTGTTTCATTGAGAGAGAGGTCCCCTTCCACTTGAAGGCCGTTTACGACAACCAGTATTTGTTAGAGACCTCTTCCCTGTTGGACTATGAGGGCACCAAAgaattcagctttaaaattgtTGCTTCTGATTCTGGCAAGCCCAGTTTGAACCAGACTGCCCTGGTAAGAGTTAAACTGGAGGATGAAAATGACAACCCTCCGATTTTCAGCCAGCCTGTAATTGAGCTGtcagtttctgaaaacaacCGACGTGGTCTATACTTAACAACTATTAGTGCCACAGATGAAGACAGTGGGAAAAATGCAGACATTGTTTATCAGCTCGGCCCTAATGCCTCCTTTTTCGATCTGGATCGAAAGACAGGAGTTTTGACAGCCTCCAGAGTTTTTGACAGAGAAGAGCAGGAACgtttcattttcactgttacAGCCCGAGACAATGGCACCCCTCCTTTGCAGAGTCAAGCAGCTGTAATTGTTACTGTGTTGGACGAAAATGACAACAGTCCCAAATTTACTCATAATCACTTCCAGTTTTTCGTATCGGAGAACTTACCAAAGTATAGCACGGTGGGGGTGATCACGGTGACCGATGCGGATGCCggggaaaataaagcagtgaCCCTTTCCATCCTGAATGACAATGAAAACTTTGTGCTGGATCCGTACTCTGGAGTTATAAAGTCCAATGTTTCTTTTGATCGAGAACAGCAGAGCTCCTACACCTTTGATGTTAAGGCAGTGGATGGAGGGCAACCTCCTCGCTCTTCTACAGCGAAAGTAACCATAAACGTCATGGATGTTAATGATAACAGCCCCGTTGTCATCTACCCACCTTCTAATACTTCTTTTAAGCTAGTGCCACTCTCGGCAATTCCAGGATCGGTGGTAGCCGAAGTCTTTGCTGTGGATATAGACACTGGCATGAATGCCGAGCTTAAGTACACAATTGTAAGCGGAAATAACAAGGGTTTGTTTCGGATTGATCCAGTGACAGGTAATATCACTCTGGAAGAAAAACCAACTCTTAATGATGTGGGGCTGCATCGCTTAGTTGTCAACATAAGTGATTTGGGTTATCCCAAATCCCTGCATACTCTCGTGCttgtatttttgtatgtaaATGATACTGCTGGAAATGCCTCTTATATTTATGACTTGATACGCAGGACTATGGAAACGCCTTTGGACCGGAACATAGGGGACAGTAGCCAGCCCTACCAAAACGAGGACTATCTCACGATCATGATCGCTATTGTGGCGGGTGCCATGGTTGTCATAGTGGTGATATTTGTCACGGTTCTCGTTCGCTGTCGACACGCATCCAGATTCAAAGCCGCCCAGAGGAGCAAGCAAGGTGCTGAGTGGATGTCTCCCAATCAGGAGaacaagcaaaacaagaaaaagaaaaggaaaaaaaggaaatctccGAAGAGCTCTCTTTTGAACTTTGTGACCATTGAGGAGTCCAAACCTGATGATGCAGTTCATGAACCTATCAACGGGACAATAAGccttccagcagagctggaggagcaaAGTATAGGAAGATTTGATTGGGGCACAGCACCACCAACAACCTTTAAGCCTAACAGTCCTGACCTTGCCAAGCATTACAAATCTGCCTCTCCGCAGTCTGCTTTTCATCTCAAACCTGACACTccagtttcagtgaaaaagcacCACGTGATTCAGGAACTCCCGTTGGACAACACCTTTGTTGGTGGTTGTGACACCCTTTCCAAACGCTCTTCCACTAGTTCAGATCACTTCAGTGCCTCAGAGTGCAGTTCCCAAGGAGGCTTCAAGACAAAGGGCCCCTTACACACCAGACAG
- the PCDH9 gene encoding protocadherin-9 isoform X5: MDLRDFYLLAALIACLRLDSAVAQELIYTIREELPENVPIGNIPKDLNISHINAATGTSASLVYRLVSKAGDAPLVKVSSNTGEIFTTSNRIDREKLCAGASYAEENECFFELEVVILPNDFFRLIKIKIIVKDTNDNAPMFPSPVINISIPENTLINSRFPIPSATDPDTGFNGVQHYELLNGQSVFGLDIVETPEGEKWPQLIVQQNLDREQKDTYVMKIKVEDGGTPQKSSTAILQVTVSDVNDNRPVFKESQVEVHIPENAPVGTSVIQLHATDADIGSNAEIRYIFGAQVAPATKRFFALNNTTGLITVQRSLDREETAIHKVTVLASDGSSTPARATVTINVTDVNDNPPNIDLRYIISPINGTVYLSEKDPINTKIALITVSDKDTDVNGKVICFIEREVPFHLKAVYDNQYLLETSSLLDYEGTKEFSFKIVASDSGKPSLNQTALVRVKLEDENDNPPIFSQPVIELSVSENNRRGLYLTTISATDEDSGKNADIVYQLGPNASFFDLDRKTGVLTASRVFDREEQERFIFTVTARDNGTPPLQSQAAVIVTVLDENDNSPKFTHNHFQFFVSENLPKYSTVGVITVTDADAGENKAVTLSILNDNENFVLDPYSGVIKSNVSFDREQQSSYTFDVKAVDGGQPPRSSTAKVTINVMDVNDNSPVVIYPPSNTSFKLVPLSAIPGSVVAEVFAVDIDTGMNAELKYTIVSGNNKGLFRIDPVTGNITLEEKPTLNDVGLHRLVVNISDLGYPKSLHTLVLVFLYVNDTAGNASYIYDLIRRTMETPLDRNIGDSSQPYQNEDYLTIMIAIVAGAMVVIVVIFVTVLVRCRHASRFKAAQRSKQGAEWMSPNQENKQNKKKKRKKRKSPKSSLLNFVTIEESKPDDAVHEPINGTISLPAELEEQSIGRFDWGTAPPTTFKPNSPDLAKHYKSASPQSAFHLKPDTPVSVKKHHVIQELPLDNTFVGGCDTLSKRSSTSSDHFSASECSSQGGFKTKGPLHTRQCSPSSP; encoded by the coding sequence aTGGACCTGAGGGATTTTTACCTGTTGGCCGCTTTGATTGCCTGTTTAAGGCTGGATTCTGCTGTAGCTCAAGAACTTATTTACACTATTAGAGAGGAGCTGCCTGAAAACGTACCCATAGGGAACATACCAAAGGACCTGAACATTTCTCACATCAACGCTGCCACGGGGACCAGTGCCAGCCTTGTCTACAGACTGGTGTCTAAAGCAGGGGATGCCCCTCTGGTCAAAGTGTCCAGTAACACCGGGGAAATCTTTACGACATCTAACAGAATAGACAGAGAAAAACTCTGTGCTGGAGCTTCCTATGCAGAAGAAAACGAGTGTTTCTTTGAACTCGAAGTGGTGATTCTCCCCAATGACTTTTTTAGGctgatcaaaataaaaatcattgtaAAGGATACTAATGACAATGCACCCATGTTTCCATCCCCTGTCATCAATATCTCCATCCCAGAAAACACTCTGATCAACAGTCGCTTTCCAATCCCATCAGCAACAGATCCCGACACAGGTTTCAACGGTGTGCAGCACTACGAGTTGTTAAACGGGCAGAGTGTCTTTGGACTGGATATTGTAGAAACTCCCGAAGGAGAGAAATGGCCTCAGCTGATCGTGCAGCAGAACTTGGATAGAGAGCAAAAGGACACCTACGTGATGAAAATCAAGGTGGAGGATGGAGGTACCCCCCAGAAATCCAGCACAGCCATCCTGCAAGTCACAGTAAGTGATGTCAATGATAACAGGCCAGTGTTTAAAGAGAGTCAAGTAGAGGTTCATATACCAGAGAATGCCCCTGTAGGCACTTCTGTAATTCAGCTTCATGCTACAGATGCAGATATAGGAAGCAATGCAGAAATCAGATACATTTTTGGTGCCCAAGTCGCCCCTGCAACCAaaagattttttgctttaaacaaCACCACAGGGCTGATTACAGTTCAGAGGTCCTTAGATCGAGAAGAGACTGCTATTCACAAAGTGACGGTGCTGGCTAGTGATGGTAGCTCTACACCGGCCCGGGCAACTGTTACCATCAATGTCACTGATGTAAACGATAACCCTCCTAACATAGACCTCAGGTACATAATAAGTCCCATCAATGGCACAGTGTACTTATCTGAGAAAGATCCCATCAATACAAAGATTGCCCTAATTACGGTTTCAGATAAGGACACTGATGTGAACGGCAAAGTGATCTGTTTCATTGAGAGAGAGGTCCCCTTCCACTTGAAGGCCGTTTACGACAACCAGTATTTGTTAGAGACCTCTTCCCTGTTGGACTATGAGGGCACCAAAgaattcagctttaaaattgtTGCTTCTGATTCTGGCAAGCCCAGTTTGAACCAGACTGCCCTGGTAAGAGTTAAACTGGAGGATGAAAATGACAACCCTCCGATTTTCAGCCAGCCTGTAATTGAGCTGtcagtttctgaaaacaacCGACGTGGTCTATACTTAACAACTATTAGTGCCACAGATGAAGACAGTGGGAAAAATGCAGACATTGTTTATCAGCTCGGCCCTAATGCCTCCTTTTTCGATCTGGATCGAAAGACAGGAGTTTTGACAGCCTCCAGAGTTTTTGACAGAGAAGAGCAGGAACgtttcattttcactgttacAGCCCGAGACAATGGCACCCCTCCTTTGCAGAGTCAAGCAGCTGTAATTGTTACTGTGTTGGACGAAAATGACAACAGTCCCAAATTTACTCATAATCACTTCCAGTTTTTCGTATCGGAGAACTTACCAAAGTATAGCACGGTGGGGGTGATCACGGTGACCGATGCGGATGCCggggaaaataaagcagtgaCCCTTTCCATCCTGAATGACAATGAAAACTTTGTGCTGGATCCGTACTCTGGAGTTATAAAGTCCAATGTTTCTTTTGATCGAGAACAGCAGAGCTCCTACACCTTTGATGTTAAGGCAGTGGATGGAGGGCAACCTCCTCGCTCTTCTACAGCGAAAGTAACCATAAACGTCATGGATGTTAATGATAACAGCCCCGTTGTCATCTACCCACCTTCTAATACTTCTTTTAAGCTAGTGCCACTCTCGGCAATTCCAGGATCGGTGGTAGCCGAAGTCTTTGCTGTGGATATAGACACTGGCATGAATGCCGAGCTTAAGTACACAATTGTAAGCGGAAATAACAAGGGTTTGTTTCGGATTGATCCAGTGACAGGTAATATCACTCTGGAAGAAAAACCAACTCTTAATGATGTGGGGCTGCATCGCTTAGTTGTCAACATAAGTGATTTGGGTTATCCCAAATCCCTGCATACTCTCGTGCttgtatttttgtatgtaaATGATACTGCTGGAAATGCCTCTTATATTTATGACTTGATACGCAGGACTATGGAAACGCCTTTGGACCGGAACATAGGGGACAGTAGCCAGCCCTACCAAAACGAGGACTATCTCACGATCATGATCGCTATTGTGGCGGGTGCCATGGTTGTCATAGTGGTGATATTTGTCACGGTTCTCGTTCGCTGTCGACACGCATCCAGATTCAAAGCCGCCCAGAGGAGCAAGCAAGGTGCTGAGTGGATGTCTCCCAATCAGGAGaacaagcaaaacaagaaaaagaaaaggaaaaaaaggaaatctccGAAGAGCTCTCTTTTGAACTTTGTGACCATTGAGGAGTCCAAACCTGATGATGCAGTTCATGAACCTATCAACGGGACAATAAGccttccagcagagctggaggagcaaAGTATAGGAAGATTTGATTGGGGCACAGCACCACCAACAACCTTTAAGCCTAACAGTCCTGACCTTGCCAAGCATTACAAATCTGCCTCTCCGCAGTCTGCTTTTCATCTCAAACCTGACACTccagtttcagtgaaaaagcacCACGTGATTCAGGAACTCCCGTTGGACAACACCTTTGTTGGTGGTTGTGACACCCTTTCCAAACGCTCTTCCACTAGTTCAGATCACTTCAGTGCCTCAGAGTGCAGTTCCCAAGGAGGCTTCAAGACAAAGGGCCCCTTACACACCAGACAG